In one Bacteroidota bacterium genomic region, the following are encoded:
- a CDS encoding DUF5606 domain-containing protein: MNLSDYISVSGQGGLFKIISKANNGLIVESLTEKKRLQVHASQKVSSLQDISIFTTNEDVPLIEVFTKIFEKEKGGAAIDSKSDAEALKKYFDKVLPEYDKDRVYVSDIKKVISWYNILQADGLIKPVVEEKSTEKEAEDTDKPKKTKAESKDKAEATAKRAAKTVKPTPKTSKAKTGKTQTVRKTGA, translated from the coding sequence ATGAATTTAAGCGATTATATTTCTGTTTCAGGACAAGGAGGATTATTTAAAATAATTTCTAAGGCGAACAATGGATTAATAGTAGAATCTTTAACAGAGAAAAAAAGATTACAAGTACATGCATCTCAAAAGGTAAGTTCTTTGCAGGACATTAGCATTTTCACCACAAATGAAGATGTGCCTTTAATTGAGGTATTTACAAAAATATTTGAAAAGGAAAAAGGCGGAGCTGCTATAGATTCCAAATCAGATGCTGAAGCCTTGAAAAAATATTTTGATAAAGTACTTCCAGAATATGATAAAGACCGGGTTTATGTGTCGGATATTAAAAAGGTAATTTCCTGGTATAATATTTTACAGGCTGATGGTCTTATTAAACCTGTTGTTGAAGAAAAATCAACTGAAAAGGAAGCTGAAGATACAGATAAACCAAAAAAGACGAAAGCAGAGAGCAAGGATAAAGCTGAAGCAACTGCAAAACGTGCAGCGAAAACAGTAAAACCTACTCCAAAAACATCAAAAGCTAAAACTGGTAAAACACAGACTGTTAGAAAAACAGGGGCATAA